Below is a genomic region from Carassius auratus strain Wakin chromosome 2, ASM336829v1, whole genome shotgun sequence.
tttgtaaatcgctttcttaatcatcattgtattgcaaAAAACGAAAGCTACAGAGtattgatcataaaactaagcattgaaacatcatcttactaagacattaCTGGGAGATCTAGAATGAAAACTAATTTGCATGAGAAGCTTCTCTTTGGGCACATAAATAACATAGCACTAAATTTCATATTTCTGCTTAGTTTTTGGCCTCTgaataaaatgtatctttttgcCCTCCTTGAGTAGGCGTACCATACTCTTACCacatatataatgaatatgaTACTCAAAATTATTGACTATTATTTCATATCTCAGGCTTTGCAGTGTTAAAGATATTTtcttaaagatttttctttattattattttttttattgtgcaaggatgcatttaaaatatatgatttatttttacaattatttatttataaatatatagactataaatattaatatctgTATATCAgcaggatttctgaaggatcatgtgacactgaagactccaGTTATGGCTACTGAAAATTAGTCTGTTATGTGTTTCAAATCATGTCTTTATACAGTAAACGCATGCCAACTATGAGCTTTTCCAAAACATCTCAATCTAGTCCCTTTGGGATTTAATTTGTATACAAAATTAGCTGTTCATgataaacaaaatttaaaaagccacACAGAAGGAATTCTCAGGAAAAGGATGTTTCGGAAGCCTTGAAAGTTTTTTATGAACCTCCTCTGTTATTGTTCTGTTCTCACTGTGGAAAGAGACATGAAATTAGATCCAATGGCAGCACAGGccattattaacaaaaaaaaacaacaaaaaaaaacatgtagctACAATGTTAAAACCAACAGCAGCAATAATCTGTTAAATATACCAACGATATACCTGCAATCTGTTACGTCTTAAATTCATTCAGTACATTGATTGTCACTGCATATAATCTACTAAATATAAACTCAATTTCATTTCcacatctaatatttatttaaacacaattCTTTAAATGTTTATCATAATCGTATTGTACCCACTTCAATAATTACACACTAGATGTGCACCTCTTTTGTTCACTTTGAAATATTTCTGCAATTACACAAATGAGGTCTAGCTGGAGCtggatttcagtttttctttcagCACATATTCTCTTTTGGCTGACTAACTGGTTTTGaaaaagtctttactgtaacCCCCCCTCCCCTCCTTGAGTTGATGACTAGTCATTCAAGACTTGCGTTCAGCAGTGTCAGTCAACAATCGAAATACAGGAGAGAGCCATACTCATGTTGTTTTTGAACCTCACAGAGGACAAGACCAACTAGAGCGAACGGAGAGGCTGATATCACCTACATAAAGCATATACTGGAATAAAAACTGAGtcaagaagagaaagaaagagacaatcAGATATGAGAGGTATAGGAGATTTTGAAAAGAGAGAGGCTGATCCACCAGATCACCATCCTTCTTGACAAGACTAAGAAGTTTGTCTAGCCTTGCTTGCAACAGGTGAAGAAGACTTAATGAAGACTATCGAACTGGAATAAAACCGAAATCAGCTGCAGTCCTGTGGTCCAACTGATGGATTTGCATCAGCGGAGACTGTACAGCAATTTACTGAAGCACACTGTCTGCTCGTTTATCCAAACAAAAGAGACAAAAAGATAAAAAGGTTCTTATCACTCAGACCATCAGACACGTTCACACATTTGTTTCTGTCTCAGCATGGAGTGTGAAGAAGGTTTGAATTTAGAGACATTAGGTGAGTGTGTATCTCATTGATTTAGATCATCAGAAGATCATTACAATGACAAGAGTAAGCATACGATTCTAAATCAACTTGAAATTAAtgttgagcatttaaaatttcacATAGTGGAGTAGAAAAAAAATGCCCGTTTGACCTTTGCGTATATATTTGTaatctttcactttctttttttaccaTTGCTATATGTTTCTTGCCTTTAGGCAGAGTTGTGTTGGAGAAATCTCACAGATCTCCTTTTGTGAGGGTTTAAAGATTGAAACCTATTAAATGAGCTGATAACCACATCACGAGTCATAGTTTGAGGGGAACACAAGTTGAGTGACTTTTGGACAGACAAAAAATTGTCTGGATGATctgtttgcattttacatttttttgttatctaTAGAAAAATATATCATGTTTGTTTGCTGCATATATTGGTTTAGTGAATGCTAACAATCATGGGTTATTAAACAGTAAACTGTATATCAGTACTGTCTTAACACTTTTGGGGTTATTACATGGATGGTAACATGACCCTTCATTTGTTTCAAAAGCATCTAATAAATGAAAGGGTTCTGTTACAtttcttgaataaaataacagatgAAGAGATTATGTGGAAAGTGTGAGTTTTGTAATGTTTTCCCAAAACCAGAATAAACATGTCTTGTCAAATAGAAGTAAtgttttcactttcattattattctttttttgtttttttttaatttgtactttttttgtccAAAGCTAACAACACAGAGGCAGGAAAAAATGGTTAAAGCTCCAATTAATACTAAATACGCTTACATGCATCTTGCAGAGATTTTTTTGACCTGATTTGTAATTTAAAGCAGTCAGATTTAGTTGTTGAAAGTTAGAGAATGTCACAGCAGGATATTAAACATGTCTGATGTTTCGATCAGATTTTAGAATGCTTTGTTTGCATTTGTTATGCGTCTTTTAACAACGAGGCATATGTTTCTGTTCTGTTGTGTTTGGCGAGATAAAAAATTCTAGTATGTTCCATCATTAGTGTATAATGTTTTTCTCTGTAACCATTCACAAAGTTAGCAAAGACACTAAAACAAGTGTATTATGACGAGTGTTTAAAAATCATTCCGATTTCAAAAGTGGTATAGCGTATTCTAGCCTTTAAACTAAAAAGCAACCTGTCTCTGATTTAAACCGTATTTGTGTTTCCTCTCATTCTCCAGGTGATGAGACTCCCAGAGAAACCTGCTCATTAATCAGTACAGATCATGATGACAGCGTTTACGGCTACAATATGGCTCTCTATGAGGTAACAAACTTCTTAAAgcaaactcttttttttctttgtgcatcAGCTATTCACTGTCTGTTCAGATAAAATACTTCACCTTATTTATATCATCTCTCTAAATTACAATGCAATGCTGTATGTATTCATTCTTTAGCTCTTCTTTACTAACAGGAGGAGATGGACAGCACACCGATGGTATCATCCCTCCTCAATAAACTAGCCAACTACACCAACATAACCCAGGGGGTCATCGAGCATGAGAAGGCAGAGAGTGAGGATGGGATTCAGAGGGTCCCCATAAATGTGAGTCTTCAATATGGCTCGCTCTGAGATGATTGAAAGACTTAAAACACGTTCCAAGATGATTAAAACACGCATTGAATTCACAGCTTCTGCCGTCATTTTGCAGGTATCTCTGTTTGTCCTACATAccttaaatgttttcattttatgtgTGAATCTGTTTGAAGGGCCCCCAGATGGGCACATTTATAGGTGTGTTCCTGCCCTGCATGCAGAACATTCTGGGTGTGATTCTTTTCCTGCGGCTCACATGGATAGTGGGTACCGCGGGAATCATGGATGCCCTTGCTATCGTCTTCATGTGCTGTTCTTGCGTGAGTCTTTTCCCCATTATTGTTTCCAAGTGTGAAAAGACACACAGAAAAAAGCCATTTGTTTTCCATTCAGTTCAAGCCAAAAATGCCTTTATGTCAGTTTTGTCatgcaaacaaatgaaaaacttgACATGGCCAAGAGTATGTTAACACTTCCTTATAATTATGAGATTTGGCTCAGATAATTATCAGATTCCAGTGATTCTATAGCATGCGGTGACATTCTAGATAACTATGTGCTTCAAACTTTGCGCAAACAGTTTCATTTTGTTGTCAATcacaatgaagaagaaaaaaataacaatggatCGTTCAATATGACAAACAGTTATATATTTGTCCATTTGCTTTGATAAGATTGTTTTGTTTACACTCAAACATCTCGGTTATGTACGTAACCCttattccctgatggagggaacagagatgttATTTCATGACGACATTAGACCCCTCATGTCCCTTAATGTCCTCaggacataactcgtagtgaccgacagatatgGAACCAAATTCATCCACACTGATATTAAGATATCAGTTTGAACATTAACTTTGGCagctaaaatattaaaagtaaaagtaaaactgGAAAGCTCTGCAATAATAACTAAAGGTGaactcttacaaaaaaaaaaaaattaagtaaataaaaaatacaaatacatttttttgccaatagaaataaaaactaaattagaaaTTCAAGAAAACCTGCAGCAAGCATTTATACAGGCAGGTTTGTCTTTGGGATGGCCATATGAGGTATTCTTAtagccttttttgatcatatatTTTTGactcatatttaacaaaatgttgagtattgtaataatacaaataaataaacctgttttacatctgtttttttctctctagaCCATGCTGACTGCAATTTCAATGAGTGCCATCGCGACTAATGGTGTAGTGCCTGGTATGATTTAAATCTGCTAGGTCATTCttttatatataggcctaattttaatttttattgattcCATATTTGCTTTAAGTCACTTGATTCTCTTCTCTTCCCACTTTAGCTGGTGGTTCATACTACATGATCTCTAGGGCATTAGGCCCAGAGTTTGGAGGAGCAGTGGGTTTGTGTTTCTACCTTGGCACCACATTTGCAGGTTCTATGTACATTCTTGGAACCATGGAAATTTTTTTGGTGAGTCAAGACTTACAGGCCAACATTAGCAATTTCTTGCAAACAAATATACTACTCATTCAGCACTACGGAAGATCTTGTGTCAGCACTAAACTAACACGAGTCAGCAGATTCTGTACTTCCATTGCCTTAGACAAAACCTCAGAAAGCACATTAACTTATGATTCCTCAGTATGATAACAtccctttctctcttttcatACCCTGTTACAGACATACATAATGCCCAATGCAGCTGTGTTTAAAGCAAATAGTGGAGAGCCAAATGGAATGCAAAATAACATGCGCATTTATGGGACATGCTGTTTAGCTATCATGGTTCTAGTAGTATTTGTTGGAGTGAAATATGTCAATAAGCTGGCCTTGGTCTTCCTGACCTGCGTGATGCTGTCAATTATGGCCATCTATGCAGGGGTCATCCAGTCTGCCATCAAGCCTCCCGATTCACAGTTGAGTAtggtgtaatttttttattatacacaaataatactgaaaaaaatttacttttaaggATTTTTATACACAAAGGAATGATCTACTGCTAGTAGTGCAGTAGAGAGATAGTGCCAAATTTGATATTAAACAATTATTGTTTAATATCTAATTTGGCACGATCTCTCTATCTgtcacagtgttgccaagtccccGGTTTTCCTGTGGAATTGCCCAGGATTTCCGCCTATGCCTTTTAAGTTTCATAACGTCAAAGGATTTCTGGACAGGCTTTTATGGTTCTCCTTGTAGAATTTGAGAGATTTGACAAATTATATACGATTCTAAACTTCTATGTTTAATATTGATATACACAATTAGCGGAACTTCAGGTAATGTGGGCTGGGCTACCTGGGATAGGCCTACAACAAAActgcttacatttatttattggtcTCAGTAGGGTCTATTAACACCTATTGCTTAATTTACaatgtttaaagggatactccacctcaaaatgaaaatgtagtcattaatcacttacccccatgtccttccaaacccgtAAATGTTTTGTTagtcttctgaacacaatttaagatattttggatgaaaaccgggaggcttgtgattgacccatagactgccaagtaagttacactgtcaaagccAAGAAAAGTATGCAAGATGTCGTCAGAattgtccatctgccatcagtgattcaaccgtaatgttatgaagcgatgagaatactgtttgtaagcgaagaaagaaaaaaaagacatgccACAAGGAAGCgctgtttctatgtgtatttatgctttgatttgaaagaaaacagtgcatccttgtgacGCAGTTGACACAGAAAAGCAGCAGTTTGAgcgatgtggagagacacagaggagactgttgacaatagaattgttgaataaagtcgtcagttttgttttctttgcttaaaGACAGTATTCctgtcgcttcataatgttacggttgaaccactgaccGCAAATGGACTATTCTGACCACATCTTTCATACTTTTTTCAAACCGGTTTTCATCCCAagaatcttaaattgtgttcgtAAGACGAACAAAGCCTTACGGGTTTTATACGACATGGGGGGGCATGTCGATGCAATGGAGAATATTGTTTGAAGAATTCCATTTCTCTTTTGTTCTTCAACAGAGTCTGTCTGCTCGGCAACCGCTCGTTGCAAAATTCTATGTTTGACAAGTGTCAAAAAACGGAGGTCATCAACAACGTAACCACCCCCACCAAACTATGGACGCTTTTTTGTGAAGGGGATTTAGGAAATGCAACATGCGATgaatacttcacccaaaacaATTTAACAGTGATTCAAGCTGTTCCTGGCTTACTCAGCGGGGTCATATCAGGTGAATACTCAAATAAAATGACACACCAAGCTATACAAATCTCATTTAACTTAATTAGCTGTACACCACCAGATTGAAtgatgaaaacaaaattaaacagtttgtttgttttgatgcaTTTTCACATAAGACAGCTCATTGTTTTACTAAGTGTTAATCTTTCTCCTATAGATAACATGTGGGCACACTATGGGCAATACAAGACAGTATTGGAGAAGGAGGGAAAGAGTTCAGAACAGGCTTCAGATAACAATAgtgaaaatctaaattatgtcttCAATGACATCACTACCTTCTTCACCCTTCTGGTTGGAATCTACTTCCCTTCAGTTACAGGTATTTCAAAAgtctatgactttctttcttcagtagaaaggtgaattttttatttattttttgtagcacTGGTGGATTTCAGGGTaataaagtgaaaagtgaaagtgaagtgacattcagccaagtatggtgacccatactcagaatttgggctctgcatttaacccatccgaaatgcacacacacagagcagtgaacacacgaacacacacactgtgagcacacacccggagcagtgggcagccatttatgctgcggcgcccggggagcagttgggggttcgatgccttgctcaagggcacctaagtcgtggttttgaaggtggagagagagctgttcatgcactccccccacccacaattccgtccggcccgagactagaacccacaacccttcgattgggagtccaaccctctaaccattaggccacgacttctctacataatagggaagtcgtggcctaatgaaTGTGGGATTTTGAAAGTAGTAAAAGTAAGTACAACacagaacagaaacagaaaatagattaaataaagacCAAGTTCCAGTGAAATTCTACAATCCTCTTTAAGTCCGTCaccatgtgtgtgttttgagtggCAGTTTTTTCTGTGCAGATGATAAGGTTGCGGGGTGTGACAGTGTCTGAAATAGACTATTTAATTTAGGGTTACACTGTTTCCCTTCCATTTGTTGTATAAACAGTTATGTTTATGAAGGCCAAACGCAGCAAAAAAGTGAGCAGTGTATGCCCTTCACAATGTTACACAATGTGCATGCATGTATTTTCAGTTTATTGATAATGTTTTGGCTTCAAATTACTAAAAATCAAACTTATTCATCTTCttcacttacaaatgagaacataCATATGCATTTTAGGTTTCAGTGAATTATGGGTAAATATTCATTTCAATAAGCAGTCTTTTTGTTCTTTTGGTATCACATTTTACACAAAAGGAAACCTCTTCAAATGATTCAGTGTGTGAGTGATTCAGATGGAATCGTACACTACTTCAAGACCATTTTCTAACCCACTTAGCTGATTATTTAGAAGGAGCAAAGTCAAAAGAGTGATTCTTTTGTGAATCAGGCAGGATTTACTGTACGCAAAAAGGAAAACATATGTCAAATAACTCAAAAACGAATAACAATTTCAATATGTTTAGTTAAACTACTTGCTGtggaaaaagtgttttaaaagtcttatgaaacacattaaatgtttttctctgaTTTTCACAGGAATCATGGCTGGGTCGAACAGGTCTGGAGATCTTCGAGACCCTCAGAGGTCCATTCCCACTGGTACCATTATGGCTATTGCAACCACCACTTTCATCTGTATCtttttctgccaaaaaaaaaaaaagaatattaagtTTTGTAAACAATGTTATAATTAATTACTTACCAAGTTGGATGAATACCTTAATGATGTTAAACAGACATTTCCTGTGTGGTGTTGTTTGGAGCATGTATTGATGGTGTGGTGCTGCGAGACAAGTACGTGTTATTTggcaacagttgtggtttacaaAAATAAGATAAGATCCACAGGCCCAGTTTTCACATGTAATATAGTCTTCCTGTTTTTACATGCTTTTGCATGCTTGCTTTCATAATAGGTATGGAGAGTCAGTTAAAGGAAGTCTAGTTGTTGCCACACTTGCTTGGCCATCTTCATGGGTGATTGTGATTGGCTCATTTTTCTCCTGTTGTGGGGCGGGGCTACAGAGCCTCACCGGGGCTCCCAGGATCCTACAGGCTATAGCTCGAGATGGCATCATGCCATTCTTACAGGTAACAACATGCCCTGGCTTCACTTTGTGATTAGGAAAAGTTACATTTACATGTCTTGAGGCACATGTGCATTTGAATTGTCCTCGCTCACTGAAAATGTATAGAAAGAAAGCACAATAGAGCCACTATGACTATGAAGCCTAACATGACGTACTTCTTTCTGGTAGGTGTTTGGTCACAGTAAATCTAACGGTGAGCCAACCTGGGCCTTGCTCCTAACTGCAGTGATCTGTGAGATTGGGATCCTCATTGGTTCCCTGGATAATGTTGCTCCTATCCTCTCAATGTGAGTGTGTTTCATTTGCTTTCTCATCTTTTCCTTGTGACAAAACTAGACTTTACTTGGGAGTAAAAGCTTGacatttaaattacacattgACATATGACTTGgtattaaaatgaacattttcatgaatattataaaaatgtgtatcAGTGAAATTCTTTACAATAATTGTCCCTACATCGTAAATGTGTACATCACATGCAGTTCTGCTACTCCGTTTGTGAATTTTTGTGTTTAGTACAGGTATAATTATAGTTTGAATTTAAATTACtatctgttttattataatttttgatttagtctttttattgtttgtcattttaaatagGTCTATAtatttttcatcctttttttttcttagattttGCTATTGTAAAATTTTCCTTGGCCACTAGTACTAGAAAttgtatttcaattaacaaaaatgttttttttttttttttatggttttaatttcagttaacccTTCTTCCTATTTCTAATTTGCAGGTTTTTCTTGATGTGTTACCTCTTTGTAAACTTGTCCTGTGCTGTCCAAACACTTCTACGCACACCAAATTGGAGGCCGAGATTTAAATTCTACCACTGGTAAGTCACACGATTATTAGATTCTTGATTATTAGAACAAGCCAAGTCACCTTTGTTTTTATaacgctttatacaatacagattgtttatAAGCAGCTTTACATGGATAAACaggaaatattgatttaaaattgcAAACAGAGAtcaattctgctgtaaagcagctctaaaaaccAACAACAATAGTGTCTTTGTTCAGCTGAGATCAGTTCAGTGTTGCTTCAGTTCCATTCAGCAATTGTGTAAAGGTCATCAATTATGAATGTAGTTCAATTCAGCTATAAAGCAGTCCTGTAGaaaacagtgatgtcatcatccagctcagttcagttcttaTCCAACAGTGTCAGTACATTCGATAATACTGCTGAATTTTAAGTGTCCACAACTAAACAACTGCGAAGTGACAGTGGCCAGGAATTCTAACTCCATGGGTGACAGAACTTGGAAGAAACCAGGCTCTGTCAGGAGGGCAGCTTCTCATCAACAAGTAACATATTTGTGGGAAGTGCATGTACTGTTGTCCCACATGCCCGACAACTTGTCCTTTGGTTTTTCATTAACCAAACAAGTGTAGTGTAATGCTTATTTGTTCCATCTGCATGTAAACTGATGTAGAATGGGCCAGTCTGAGTTAATGTTTGATTGTACCAACTACCATTAAATGCACCACtggatttgtttaaatgttttcaggTCCCTCTCTTTTCTTGGGATGAGCCTGAGTCTCTCCCTCATGTTTGTCTCTTCATGGTACTACGCTTTGGTTGTCATACTGATTTCTGGATGCATCTACAAGTACATTGAATACAGAGGGTAAGAAAGTGTCCGTCACAATCACTgtgttttaaagtaaaatgttCTATATTAACTCCCCCTTTTATCTCCGCAACACCCCTCAGGGCAGAGAAGGAATGGGGTGACGGGATTCGTGGATTATCCCTCAACGCAGCTCAATATGCCCTAATAAAACTGGAGGAGGCGCCACCCCACACCAAGAACTGGAGGTGAGCGTCCAGAAGAATAGCAGCACAACTTCCACGCTGTTTAAGCGTCTTCATATTTGACAGAATCTAAGATTTGAAATGTAACTAATCTTCCAGACCTCAGCTGCTGGTGCTCCTAAAGCTGGACTCCGACTTGGGGGTAAAACATCCACGTCTGCTCTCCTTTACCTCACAGCTGAAGGCTGGGAAAGGCCTGACCATCGTCTGCTCCGTTCTGGAGGGCACGTACATGGCTCGTGAAGCAGATGCTAAGCTCTCTGAAAAGGTGAAGGTGTACAGTTAAAGCCAGTTTGGTTTTGGCTTTGACAACAATAGCATTTTTTTAGGTTATTTATTAGATCGATTTATTACAGCCATAAGaggaaagaaaatgtaaacattgaaGTTTTTGTCATGTGTTGCTCTAAAAGGCAGAAAATGTAATCCATGTCAATTTTTCACAGAATATCAAAGCGGCCATGGCAAATGAGAAAACGAAGGGTTTCTGTCATGTGGTGGTGTCCTCTAACCAGCGGGACGGTTTCTCTCACCTGATCCAGTCTGCAGGGTTGGGGGGCATGAAACACAACTCAGTGCTGTTGGCCTGGCCCGCAAACTGGAAACAATCCGAGAGCACCCTCTCCTGGAAGAACTTCATCGGTGCGCATATGTCATTTTCTGATACTAAGCTGCCATAAAGTCAGATAATCAGCTTAAGGCAATGAGGCCAGGGATTATTAATAAAGATTATAAAGGTTAAGACTGTCATTGAGCTTTATTCTGAGCGAACTTTTGTAGGCTTTAGGTCGCAAAGTACCAAAAAACGTTGCAATATTAGAATAATTCCATGTCATTTTAGATCATTTTGTGAAGATGTGAAAACTATGTAATAAATATCAATTACTTTGACAACatagtaaaaactaaaatgatttgTCCCAAAGATACCGTGAGAGAGACAACAGCTGCCCATCAGGCCCTATTAGTGGCCAAAAACATCGATACATTTCCCACAAACCAGGACCGGTTAGCTGAGGGTACCATTGATGTCTGGTGGATTGTCCATGATGGTGGTCTGCTCATGCTTCTTCCTTTCCTGCTCCGTCAGCATAAGGTAGACGGCAACAGAATGTCTTATACAGAAAACTGcaccctttttcttttttttttgcagttggttggttaccttttttttctgaaatcatgTAGGTTTGGAGAAGGTGTAAGATGAGGATCTTCACAGTGGCTCAGATGGATGACAACAGCATCCAGATGAAGAAAGACCTACAGATGTTCTTGTACCACCTGCGTCTTGACGCTAAAGTGGAAGTTGTGGAAATGGTGAGATACAATTTTGATCAGCATAAACTTCAAAtcaattataatgttttaataatgaatCTTTAATTAATACGCTgaaatttttgtaaattaatctcattttaaatgttgttaattatgttatgttatgtttgttactgtatgttatgttatatataaGTAATTTTTGAATGCAAGATACTAGAATTGAACTTTTCACTATGTCAATACCTCTGTAGAATGCAGGCGATATCTCTGCTTTCACTTATGAGAAGACCCTTGTGATGGAGCAACGCTCTCAGATGCTGAAGCAGATGCAGCTTTCTAAAACAGAACGGGAGAGAGAGGTAATATTTCTCCAGCAATCTATTCTTTTGTCATTATTGTCAGGTTATTACTGGACTATATGTGGAATAAATGAATATTGTTGCAGTCAATACACTTCATACAGAATCATAAGTTTTTCATCCAGTTTCAAGACTGCTTTGGATTAAGTTAAGGCTCTGTTTTGCATGAGGCATTTTCCTCCTTCGTAACAATTTTGGATTATTTGCTCTGTGGCAAATGTCAGATTCAAAGCATCTCAGATGAATCCCGGAATTCCGTCAGGAGGAAGCCCTGCCGGGAAAAACCAACTCAAAGCAACAAGTCACAAGTGCCAACTATAATTCTGGAAGAGGAGGTAGCTCAGGGGTTTACCTCTTACGGATCCCATATTTTCACTCTCTATCAAGGCTACTACCAATAGATAACAATCCTGTCCAATTACTCCATCCAAACAAGCTCTGTTCCACTGTGGCTGGTGCCTGAGGGGGAGCCAGTGCCCGGCTAACGGCAGTACTTGGTCAGAAATGTGGGAGCTGTGGAAGTTGTGCCCACCAACATCACTGGTCCTCTTGTTGGAGGCCAGAATAGCTCACCAGGgttgtttgtgtgtaaaagtgcagCTCAGTTTCAGATTGGGCACCATCTCTGGCACCAGCACCAGAGGAAACGTAGTAGTCCCTTTACACTGTGTGACATGACAGAGCCACAGCTTTTGGCAACTATGATTCTGCTatggtttttacatttttaaatttgacAATTCCTTATTATTTAGCAGTAAGCATAACAAGGCAATGACTGTGGCCctgaaaatgtcataatttaatttgtttacagCATGTCTGCATGTCATTTTGGGGCATGAGAGAGTCTCGAGTCTACTCAAGTGAAAACTTGTGCAACTCCACTAATTATACTACCATGTTTTAAGattgtttatttaatcaaactaatataccattcaaaaggttGGGTTAGttggatttagattttttttttaagaagtcaaAGAAGTGCTTACCAGGTctgcattttatttgatcaaaaataaagtaaaaacagtaatattgtgaaatataattacaatttaaaataactgctttctattttaatatatattaaaatgcattttattcctgtgattctaAAGCTGAAATCTTTAGCATCATTTactcgagtcttcagtgtcacatgattctttagaaatcattctaatatgctgatttcatgctcaggaaacatttcttatgattaCCAACGCTGAACAGTGCTGcgtaatttatttattgaaaacagTGAACTTTTTGTTTTCATGATTCTTGGATCATAAGTTCAAaagagaataatttttttttttgtaaaataaatgttatttctgatcaattttaatgcatattttctgaataaaagtattaacttctttaaaagaaaaaaaattatactggcaccagacttttgaatggtactatATGTTTTCGTTAACTTGCGTTTTATGTATAGTTTTTTCAACTCCGTTTTCAGTCTAGTTACTAATCCATAGTTTGTTTCTGTGGG
It encodes:
- the LOC113116665 gene encoding solute carrier family 12 member 7-like isoform X2, yielding MPTNFTVVPVEDTPISNADYDGEILKEEDKEEPHMATGPYSGDETPRETCSLISTDHDDSVYGYNMALYEEEMDSTPMVSSLLNKLANYTNITQGVIEHEKAESEDGIQRVPINGPQMGTFIGVFLPCMQNILGVILFLRLTWIVGTAGIMDALAIVFMCCSCTMLTAISMSAIATNGVVPAGGSYYMISRALGPEFGGAVGLCFYLGTTFAGSMYILGTMEIFLTYIMPNAAVFKANSGEPNGMQNNMRIYGTCCLAIMVLVVFVGVKYVNKLALVFLTCVMLSIMAIYAGVIQSAIKPPDSQVCLLGNRSLQNSMFDKCQKTEVINNVTTPTKLWTLFCEGDLGNATCDEYFTQNNLTVIQAVPGLLSGVISDNMWAHYGQYKTVLEKEGKSSEQASDNNSENLNYVFNDITTFFTLLVGIYFPSVTGIMAGSNRSGDLRDPQRSIPTGTIMAIATTTFIYISCVVLFGACIDGVVLRDKYGESVKGSLVVATLAWPSSWVIVIGSFFSCCGAGLQSLTGAPRILQAIARDGIMPFLQVFGHSKSNGEPTWALLLTAVICEIGILIGSLDNVAPILSMFFLMCYLFVNLSCAVQTLLRTPNWRPRFKFYHWSLSFLGMSLSLSLMFVSSWYYALVVILISGCIYKYIEYRGAEKEWGDGIRGLSLNAAQYALIKLEEAPPHTKNWRPQLLVLLKLDSDLGVKHPRLLSFTSQLKAGKGLTIVCSVLEGTYMAREADAKLSEKNIKAAMANEKTKGFCHVVVSSNQRDGFSHLIQSAGLGGMKHNSVLLAWPANWKQSESTLSWKNFIDTVRETTAAHQALLVAKNIDTFPTNQDRLAEGTIDVWWIVHDGGLLMLLPFLLRQHKVWRRCKMRIFTVAQMDDNSIQMKKDLQMFLYHLRLDAKVEVVEMNAGDISAFTYEKTLVMEQRSQMLKQMQLSKTEREREIQSISDESRNSVRRKPCREKPTQSNKSQVPTIILEEEAQLIHDRNTKSHATLNDKATPTSDRVHMTWTKEKLISERNRLREANMAVRDIFNMKPDQTNVRRMHTAVKLNEVVVNKSQGAQLVLLNMPGPPKNKGGDENYMEFLEVLTEGLDRVLLVRGSGREVITIYS